In the genome of Brachyhypopomus gauderio isolate BG-103 unplaced genomic scaffold, BGAUD_0.2 sc76, whole genome shotgun sequence, one region contains:
- the ptp4a3b gene encoding protein tyrosine phosphatase type IVA 3, which produces MNRPAPVELCYKNMRFLITHNPTNATLSTFIEDLKKYGVTTVVRVCDVTYEKTPLERDGITVMDWPFDDGAPPPTKIVDDWFSLLKNKFSEDPGSCVAVHCVAGLGRAPVLVALALIESGMKYEDAVQFIRQKRRGAINSKQLTYLEKYRPKQRLRFKDPHNHKTKCCLM; this is translated from the exons ATGAACCGACCGGCCCCTGTTGAGCTCTGCTACAAAAACATGCGCTTCCTGATCACACACAACCCAACCAACGCCACTCTGAGCACATTCATTGAG GATCTGAAGAAGTACGGTGTTACGACCGTGGTGCGGGTCTGTGACGTGACGTACGAGAAGACACCGCTGGAGAGGGATGGCATCACAGTCATG GACTGGCCTTTTGATGATGGCGCCCCCCCTCCCACTAAGATCGTGGATGACTGGTTTTCACTCTTGAAGAATAAGTTCAGCGAGGATCCAGGCAGCTGTGTGGCTGTGCACTGTGTTGCCGGACTGGGCCG cgcTCCTGTGCTAGTGGCTCTAGCGCTGATCGAGAGTGGAATGAAGTATGAAGACGCCGTCCAGTTCATAAGACA GAAACGCCGGGGTGCCATCAACAGCAAGCAGCTGACCTACCTGGAGAAATACAGGCCCAAACAGAGACTGCGCTTTAAAGACCCACACAACCACAAGACCAAGTGCTGCCTCATGTGA